The sequence agccaaagaaaaagccaaaatttgaattttcaaacttaattttgagatatttttaacgtagtttcttttacaacattggcttttaagtcaccaagaacacatttataaaagtttcatctacaaattcatttttatttcctaataagccgttttgtcttattaggaaataagccaaacaatgggGACCTCAGTATCTCAGATTGTCACACTACTAATATGTGGTGCCTGTGGTGATGACCATGATGCATTATGTACCCGTAAGAGCAGATATAATAGCAgtctataagccagctataaacacgtttcgagaagataaaaaagagagaaaagcagtaggctacagatatgtagctagctgcagcacggacttcaaaaTGCATGTGCGTATGATAGGTGAGaccaattatatatttataggtaactattatatgaatctattatattattaagacagctcgaaaagaaggcaccacgttcgctgtggaggctagaaattcccacattaatcgaagaaaaagaaaaaaaaagaaaagaagagtccaaatataagtacaatttaaaaatagctgaaattcggaatttaaaataagcaatattgaaaaaagtttccatataagaacccaatacgagattaatcaaaatttcaaataaaaataaaataaaatccagaattagaaaaggaaaggagagttcaagtagaaatacaacttaaaaatagctgaaattcggaattaaaattaaggaatattgaaagaagtttccatataagaacccaatacgagattaatcaaaattcgaaataaaaataaaataaaatctaaaattagaaaaggaaaggagagtccacgtaggaatacaatttaaaaatagctgaaattcggaattaaaaataagaaatattaaaaagaagagtccatgtaagaacccaatacgagattaattaaaattcgaattaaaataaaaataaatccaaaattagcaaaataaaataaaagaagatttcatgtaggaatacaatttaaaattagatgaaattcgaaattaaaaataaacaatattggaagaataatccatataagaacccaatacgagattaattaaaatttcgaataaaaaataaattctgaaattagaaaaaaaataagatttcaattaggaatacaatttataaataactaaaatttgtgataaaaataatgactattgaaagaaaataccatctaaaacacatgacgagataaattaagtaacatgtttacaaaggagtagagtggtggcggttgatacgacatataaaaattgttaataaaacaccaaatataatcctaatgacgattaaagggagggacgtcaggcaggccgtgaagcaaacaagtaaggcggttgccgggacttttagaaagtaaaaaaaaaacaaaccacattgataatcatattcgatttttaaattctcaatgacaataaaaaggagaagcagcaggCGGGATGTacaggagtatagttgcagagccgccgatggttgacgggacttctagaaaataaaaaatgaattccaactatagttatgttcgatttttagaatcacaatgacaataaatagTAGGTGgcggacgggctgtagaggggcatagtggcatcgtttgatgagatttttaaaaattataaaaaaaaaatgaaactacaagtcaaatttttaaatgttcgaaacttctaaaaagtaaaaaaaaaaccaatgattcgattttaaaatctcaatgccAATAAAGATAAGAGACACTagatgggccgtagaggagtataatagcaacgtttgacgggacatctagaaattataaacatgaaacccaacgtgacaataaactctaaaaactataaaatccaattctTAAAGGTTCcgagaagaatgaatagaaatagtggtagattgagcaagcaaataaagaagaagatgacataAGGGATAACAACTGATATGACTTTTAAAagctatataattagaaacacgaggatgataaggtttggtcttttaaagtcttaagacaatgagatagctattgaataaattttaagtaaaatcatactaaaaaatatatgattttgtttggatgctagccgcgcaattgccacccagctagttatctATTAAATGAACAATAGATAATTTATAGccagtagttagctatactgtTAAATAGATGATTTATAGccagtagttagctatactgttaaacttgctctaactatACATTATGTAATGGGACAGCCAGCCGGTCACGGGCCAAGTAGTAGTATCTCGCAAAGTGACAGACTGCCAGTGGAGAGGGCACTTTGGAAGTTTGGGTCTCTCATCTTTGACCGGCATTGACTTGGAACAAACTGCTTAAAACGTCCATTATTTAAAGCTCAATCAGCTCGCTCTGAACATGTCAGGTATGTTAACCAATCGTTTTCTTATCAGGCACTAAGCTGCAAAGCATGCTACCTAGATTAGCTTAATTAGGTAGTCGCACTGGCACTGCTAGTTGGTGGGTTATAAACAACTGCCGACGTGGCACACGGCGTCATTATTCGCATCAGTCAAACGTAGTAACTAACCACATTCAGAATCAAGGGCAAAGTCAAGTTAAGCTTGGGTAaaaactactagtagtactagtaaaaaCGGAGACAGCAGTTAACCACTTTCTGAGCCTATAAATAGGTCGCGATTAAAGAAGCAGAAAGCCAACTGGCTTGCAAAGCTCAGACGCACAGATCTCACAAAGCTTCTCCGACAAATGGCGTCAcgggtcgtcgtcctcctcgtggTCGCGGCGGCGTGCGTGCTCGGCGCCGCAGACGCGAAGCTCGGCAGGCTGGTCGTCACCGGCGTCGTGCCCTGCAACACCGGCAGCCTCATCGATATCGCCACCTCCCCCGCCTTCCCAAGTACGTACGCACTCACTCGACCACTCGTCACAGCAAGCAGAGTACACAGGTAGTGGTAGTAATCGATCTGAATCTACTGTTATACATGCAGACGCGGACGTGGAGCTGAGGTGCGCGGGGAAGCTGGTGGCGGGGGCGACGACGAACAGCAACGGGTCGTTCGCGATGGAGGCGGACCTGACGAGCGGGCTGGCGATGCTCATCGGCGGGTGCAAGCTGGTGGTGGACACGCCGCTGATCAAGTGCGACGCCAAcctgccggcggcggggagcctCGTCTCCTACCTGCAGGGCCCGCTCACCAGGCTGCTCGGCGGCATCTTCCGCCTCTTCCCCGCCGGCTTCTCCTTCCACGCCCACTAATATACAACATCTCATTATGCAAATCTCGATTTGGTCCTATCTTGTCTATGGAAACTGGATGTACCGTAATTTCTACTAGTAGAATACTAGTAGTACGTAGTACTGATCTCATCTGTATCGCCTGTACGCTGAAGCTCATTGGCCTGCTTAGAGCAGGAGTTGCGAATGTTTTCTGGTCAGATGAATGCTGTATGGGTCTAAAATTACTGTTACCTTGTTCTGAACCTAAGTTAATGTCAATGATCGACTGAATATACATGTTAGTCTCCTTCAATTTGGGCACGGTGTCTGTCGTTCTAGGATAAACCAACCTCGTATGGAATATGACACATCCTGATTTTGTGTTTAGTCGCTCTCGAATGTGTCATATTTGATACAATGGTGGTTTATTTTTGGACGGACGAAGTAAGGAGAAAAATGGCGCATCACAtacttttgtttgatatatgaCGTTGGACAAGCATATTGCATGTTTACTTCTAGACTTGTATAAAATGTGGACGTCAAGGAGAGACCTGGTGCcaaaaatttcaagaaaaaacaaattccaACTAGGTGGAATAGCGAGTGCATTTAGTGAAAATGGATCATGATGACGGGATTGCTGACGGTTCCAGTGGAAACCTAGCCTAGTGTTTAACTGGCTGATAATGATTACACCTTCAGACTTGGTAACCCTCTTGGGGGCATTGTTGAGatactcctcctccctctcttagCAAGGATATCTGGGTAAAAACCTTATCCAGTTTTTTTACCGGCAATAGCATTGTCTTCCAGCGTCGTAATCTTAATGGAGTCATTATTTTCAGAGTTCACTCTGTGGTGCTGCTATAGGCCCGACGGTGACTGGACTCACTTAGCAGCGACCGGTTCGGTGCTCGGCTCCTCTCTCAGTAGCTTGTGTGTGTCAGTTGGCACGTGGTTTTAAGGTGGGTATTTTGGTGCACTTTTTTCCTTGAAAGTTGGCTGTCAATGGAAAACTCTCTCGTAacctttgtgttttttttctatcttaCTAACCTTCGGACATATAACCTCCTTCGGTCTTAAGAAAACGTTCCTGTGCAGAACGTTCAGCTTGGTTGGTCGAGAGCTGCCAAATGTTTTACCATTGCCTGGGTTCGATCATTGGTAAAAATTAATTCTGAATTGAGATATTTTGCTTCTCTTGGTTCTCTCTTATGAAAACGGAAAACCCAACCTTCGAAATAAACATTCCTTAGTGGGGTAAACAACAGACATAAGGACCCTTTTTGCCTGATTCTTTAGAATTCTTTTCGCATCATGCGGTGTATGGATACCTCAGTGGTTCTTCTTTTGAGGCCAAAgtggtgagaaaaaaaaggccaaCAAAGTGAAATCTCACTGTCAAGTGTTCAGTGTGCCATACCTCAGTGGAGAACTGCTTTTCATCATTTCGCCGCACACTACTTGTTTGCTAAAATCTCCAGCGACGGCCTCTAGAATTTGGTCGTTAGGGTGAACAGAGATCAAGTctcttaaaagaaaaataaaacaaatggatgCATAACATACATGATTTCAATTTCACAGTGGCTAACTACTCAACATGCACTTGGTTCATTCGCCGTCAGAAGCACAGGATAAAGAACAATATATCAACGAACTTTAATTCCTAGTGGATAATCGACCTAATTAAGGCGATAAGAATAACCACACTTAACTATGAATCAAATCGTACCTTGGCCTTGTAACATCATATAAAACAATCGGTCACGCACAACAAACGCAAGAACCGAGAACTCGGACTGATCAAACACATCAGAGTATTAGCAGATAAATTTTGGTGTATGGCATCAAAGGTCCTTCTGGTAGTGATCGGCGTCGCGGTGGTCAGCGTGGTtgcatcggcggcgccgccggcgcagccACCGCGCATACAAGCGGACGTCGTCGTGATGGGCTACGTGCCGTGCAACAACGGCACCTCCATGAAATCGGGCTCTGCTCCCGGGTTCCCAAGTAAGGCCTGCTTTAGTTTCCAAATTTATTTCTCAtgaacatcacatcgaatctttgacacatgtatggagcattaaatatagataaaaataaaaactaattgtatagtttgcatggaaattgtgagataaatttttaagtctaattagtctGATCAACCATAAGTGCTGCAATAACCCACGTGtgttaatgatggcttaattagtcttaaaagattcgtctcgtggtttccaggcaaattataaaatttgttttttcattcgtgtccgaaaatcccTTCTGACATCCGATGAATCATTcaatgtgacacctaaaaattttcaattcgcgaactaaacacaccctaagctagctgctccgcgccgccgcgctctcaaTTTTTCAATCTAACTACTAATGCTCTGCATGCACCGTGCGTGATGTGTGGCAGACGCGGTGGTGCAGCTGCAGTGCGCGGGggacgccgtggcggcggtggcggcggggagcgcgACGACGGACGGCAAGGGGTGGTTCCGCATGGCGATgaacacgacggcggcgctgtcgAGCGTGGCCAGCGGCTGCTCGCTGGTGGTGACCACGCCGCTGGCGACGTGCGACGCGGCGCTCCCGGCGACGGGGACGCTCCAGTCCGGCCTCCGGCTCCTCGTCAGCATGGTCTTCTTCCCGCGTGGCTTCTCCTACGTCGTTTGATCTGTTCGTCTGGGTCCCATGGTCAATTGCTCTACGTGCAGTTAGTATCTACGCCTGAGAAATTATTAAACTCTTCTTCTCGTTTTTTATGTTACTCGAATGGTTAtaaaaagaattgaaaaaaaaccaacattTTTAGAACAATGGCCGCCTGGGTCACTCCTCGCTCGATTTTTTTAGAACAATCGTCGCTCGTGATTTGCGGCAACAATGTGAAGTGAACAGACGATGCCCCACTCCCAATTTTGCCCTCCCACCGTCAAAAGGTATCTGGTACCTGCTCCAGGAAGATGCGGTACTAGCAAGTACCAACCTTATCCAGCCGTTAGATCTTGTGTGATGGACGGTGAGGATTTGGTACCACCTCTTTTCAAGGACTGTAAAAACCTCTAGTGTTAATGGccggtgagaaaaaaaaaatctaatggaGCACATGCATGCTAGGACATAGTATACGGACGCTACACCGCTATCCAAATAGAAATTCACTCCAGACAGAGCTGGTTGAAATTTGCATGCGTACGTGCTCAATCCATACACACAAATTGTGCAAGAAATTTACCGGCTCCTCTAGTCTAGCCTGCCTATATATTGGCACCAGATAAAATTACTCATACACAAGAAGAACAGCTCTAAAAATTTTGTAACTATGGCAGTGATGAAAAGCCAGCTTGTCCTGGCCACTCTGTTCCTAGCGGGCCTTGTAGCGCGAGGCGCGGAGGCGAGTATAGCCGGCGTCGTCTACTGCTCACTGCAATGCCTCACATTGCCCAGTAAGCAAACTAATCGATGCTAGCTATTGTGTGTGTAAGTAGTTTTCAATCAGTCAGTCACCCATGCTGCACTGCACGTACGCATGCAGATCTTCTGCCGAAGGCTACCGTGCGTCTGCAGATCAATAGCTACGAAATCCCGACTGCTGGCAACCAAGGCTTCATCAGGAGGAACAGCAAGGGCCAATTCGTGGTGTTGCTGAACGTGACATCGAGCGAGATGATGGGTTCTCTGATGAGCGGCAGCGGTAGAGTGGCGGTGatcgctcctcctccggcggcgagaggcggcgcgtctctccccgccgccgccgccgccggcgggacgACCTTGGTGGCGCCGGTTGTCCCTCACGGCGCAAGAATACTCGGTGCCACCGCTGCAGACAATACACTGCGTCAAATTCTCGACCAGCTGCAATCTTCGAGTGATCTGCTTCCAGGACTTGCGCAAGGACTAGATTACCTACTCAATAACGCCACAATGGAGGTTCTCCGTGAGCTAGCCGACGACATAGTCCCAACTGGAGTATCCTACGGCGGCGACACCGTTGATGCTTATGTTGCTTTTGACGTCGGGCCCTTCTCCTAACAATTGATGAGGTCTAACGCGTACCACACTGCCTAGTGTGTCATGGCCAGCTAGTAATGAAATAATCCATGCGCGTGCTTTGTGATAAATCAAATAAAGCTTGTATATCTCTGTTTATGTAACATCCATGGCCAAAAGTTCCCCCGGATCGCACTCCTCTAACGTAACGTAAGAGGGACGTaggtcactgacatgtggacccaacCTCTGTGCATCCTATACGTTAGAGAAGACTAGTCCAGTTCCCCCATAGGCCATACTCttccaaataacaaaatttCGGGTCGTTAGGAAATATTAGCCTACCCCCCtgtttttctctaaaaaaaaattggcatcctcttcatcttcattctcactctcactctccaCAAGTTGAGAATAGTTCTCGTTCCCAATTTTTCGTAACTTGAGCGAGTGCCGCACGGGAGAAGGGTGGAGCGGGATGGTGGCACCAAATGGTGAGAATGTACGATCGCAACGCCATATCATGCTACCTGATCAGGCACGGGTTGAGGGAGTCTATCTTGGCGTGATgggaatttttttcatatttacatttttattttttaatatctacagaaatattataccggcgaaaatatttacaaaagtaaACCCTACCGTCCAACactaaaaaatacatttttggcCGGTGAAAATAACATTTACTCCCTTGCAGCCCTtacagagggcggcaagggacctcaGTGCAAAATGCGCACACCTTGCCGCCCTCCACTTGGGTGGCAGGGGacatttttgtaaatattttagatggtataatatttctgtaaatattaaaaaaataaaaatttaaaaatgaaaaaaattcggcGTGATGGCGTCTGACCTATTAGTATCAGCCCATATATTTTGCACAAATCCAGCCCAACTTCTACGGGCCGCACGTACGTGGCAATCTCGTTCCGGACCAAAATCTATTGAAGATTTGGGCCGTGGCTACCCGAACCCAGCCGGCCTGCCTACCCCATACTTAACTCACACGCGCACGTTCGCCTCCAAAACCCTaacaccctcgccgccgccgccgccgccgccgccgccggaaaaCCATGGTAATCTCGTCGTCGTTCTCGTCCACGTTGTCCTGGCAGCTTCGACCTTACTGACGCCGTACCGATCTGTCGCCCGCAGGGTatcgacctcgtcgccggcggccggaacAAGAAGACCAAGCGCACGGCGCCCAGGTCCGAGGATGTCTACCTCAAGCTCATCGTCAAGGTCAGCTCCTCCTCGATCTCTCGGTGCTGTGAGATCCTTCGCGGTCGATGATGCCCAGGGATTCTGATTTGGTGCGTTTTGGTTCTTGCTCCTCCCAGCTCTACCGCTTCCTGGTGCGGAGGACCAAGAGCCACTTCAACGCCGTGATCCTGAAGCGGCTCTTCATGAGCAAGACCAACCGCCCGCCGCTCTCGATGCGCCGTCTCGTCAGGTTCATGGAGGGGAAGGTACCTGATCGCCATGCCATTTCGGTAAGAAtagttcagagagagagagagttggatTTGGGGACTCATTGGGGTCTCTGCGTGTGGCGTGTCGAGTGTAGGGGGACCAGATCGCCGTGATCGTGGGCACCGTCACAGATGACAAGAGGATCTATGAGGTGCCGGCGATGAAGGTGGCTGCTCTCAGGTTTACCGAGACCGCGAGAGCACGGATCATCAATGCCGGTGGCGAGTGCCTCACGTTCGACCAGCTCGCTCTCCGCGCCCCGCTTGGCCAGAACACGGTATAATTCTCCAGCTTTAATTCAGCTGCTGCTTGCTGGTGATACAGTTTGCGGTATTTCATCACTTGTATGAATTAGTACAGTCGCTTTTGCGTGGTAAATACTTAAGATTGAGACATAATTATGTCTGACGACTCTGATCCATGCATCTTATTGTTGCCAACGACCAAGTTAAcctttcatacttagtgctgtaTTTCAATCAAG is a genomic window of Oryza glaberrima chromosome 7, OglaRS2, whole genome shotgun sequence containing:
- the LOC127778650 gene encoding phylloplanin-like; the protein is MASRVVVLLVVAAACVLGAADAKLGRLVVTGVVPCNTGSLIDIATSPAFPNADVELRCAGKLVAGATTNSNGSFAMEADLTSGLAMLIGGCKLVVDTPLIKCDANLPAAGSLVSYLQGPLTRLLGGIFRLFPAGFSFHAH
- the LOC127778649 gene encoding phylloplanin-like encodes the protein MASKVLLVVIGVAVVSVVASAAPPAQPPRIQADVVVMGYVPCNNGTSMKSGSAPGFPNAVVQLQCAGDAVAAVAAGSATTDGKGWFRMAMNTTAALSSVASGCSLVVTTPLATCDAALPATGTLQSGLRLLVSMVFFPRGFSYVV
- the LOC127778647 gene encoding uncharacterized protein LOC127778647, with the translated sequence MAVMKSQLVLATLFLAGLVARGAEASIAGVVYCSLQCLTLPNLLPKATVRLQINSYEIPTAGNQGFIRRNSKGQFVVLLNVTSSEMMGSLMSGSGRVAVIAPPPAARGGASLPAAAAAGGTTLVAPVVPHGARILGATAADNTLRQILDQLQSSSDLLPGLAQGLDYLLNNATMEVLRELADDIVPTGVSYGGDTVDAYVAFDVGPFS
- the LOC127780917 gene encoding 60S ribosomal protein L18-3-like isoform X1, producing MGIDLVAGGRNKKTKRTAPRSEDVYLKLIVKLYRFLVRRTKSHFNAVILKRLFMSKTNRPPLSMRRLVRFMEGKVPDRHAISGDQIAVIVGTVTDDKRIYEVPAMKVAALRFTETARARIINAGGECLTFDQLALRAPLGQNTVLLRGPKNAREAVKHFGPAPGVPHSNTKPYVRSKGRKFEKARGRRNSKGFKV
- the LOC127780917 gene encoding 60S ribosomal protein L18-3-like isoform X2, producing the protein MGIDLVAGGRNKKTKRTAPRSEDVYLKLIVKLYRFLVRRTKSHFNAVILKRLFMSKTNRPPLSMRRLVRFMEGKGDQIAVIVGTVTDDKRIYEVPAMKVAALRFTETARARIINAGGECLTFDQLALRAPLGQNTVLLRGPKNAREAVKHFGPAPGVPHSNTKPYVRSKGRKFEKARGRRNSKGFKV